ACTGCAGGGTGACACTGGACCTCTTGTGTGAGTAGGATCGGAGGTTCAGCGAGGATGGGAGGGGTTGACTGGATGCCAGGCTGAGTAGCTTGACCTGGACTCATGTTCCCTCTCTTCCAGGTACCCAGCTGGCTTCGTGTACATCTTTATGGGGCTTTACTATGCCACTGACCGAGGTGCTGACATCCGCATGGCCCAGCACATCTTTGCTGTGCTCTACCTGGCCACTTTGTTGCTTGTCTTCTTGATTTACCACCAGACCTGCAAGGTGAGTTCTCACCACCAGGAATAGGGGCCCCCAAACTGCgagggctggggagtggggacgGTTCAGGGTTGGTACGCTGACCTTATCCCCCACTGTGCCCACCTCTCAGGTACCTCCCTTCGTCTTTTTCTTCATGTGCTGTGCCTCTTATCGTGTCCACTCCATCTTTGTGCTGCGGCTCTTCAATGATCCAGTGGCCATGGTGCTGCTCTTCCTCAGTGTCAACCTCCTGCTGGCCCAGCGCTggagctggggctgctgctgttTCAGGTCAACACCCCTCCCTTGTGGacccttctttcattttctgtatttccatcaTTTTCTCCCCAGTTTTCTGCAGCAGCAGGAGTAAGGGAGTGGCCAGACAGTGTAGGTCAGTTAAGGGCCACACTCGCATCCTGCGAGTCCAGGATGTGTAGAAAGTCTCCATCCCCAGGCGCCTACACACACACCACCCTCTTCCTATCCTGTTTCCTCCAGGCTGCTTATGTGGTTGGAATTGGTCAGTTGCACTTACTAAGTACTCAGTATATTATTTGTGGCTCAGTCTGAGTGTAGGGACAATGATTCAGCTCCCTATCCCAGCCTCCTCCCAGGCTGCCTTAACCCCTCCAGCGGTTCTGAGTATGAATGCTCACCCTCTGCCTGGAGCTTGCTGGCAGGGAACGGGGAGCTGCTGTGGTGATGGTCAGGGGTACATGGCCCTGATGAAGCTGATCTTCACTCTTCCTCCCCACTGTCCACTCCAGCCTGGCAGTCTCTGTGAAGATGAGTGTGCTGCTCTTCGCCCCTGGATTACTATTCCTTCTCCTCACAAAATTTGGCCTCCGTGGGGCCCTCCCCAAGTTGGGCATCTGTGCTGTCCTTCAGGTATTCCATCCCTACCCTGTCCCCTTTCTGATGAAGTGGCGGCCACTCTGTCTGGACTCCTTTCGTTTTTGAGACATCTTCAAAGCCAGGGGACAGTTTTGGAGTTGATTCTGATCTGGACAGCCATCACCTCTAGACTTTGGTTTCTTTAGCTATAAAACAAGGGTGTTGAATTAGATGGTCTCAGAGAACCGTTCTAGCTGTGCACATTTATGACTAGATGAATTTAAATATAAAGCACTGTTATTATGTCCTTCCTTGGCCTTTTTGGCCCAAGATTTTGGTCTGACTGGGTGGGCTGGCTTTCTTGCTATTCCTAGTGGCAATTAGGGAACCTCTGGGATCTATACCCTATCTCCCCTCCCCTCAGTGATTAGCATGAGGCTGAGGCTGAGCCTGGGCAGCTCTGCTGATGTCACGCTCATCCTCAGGTGGTGCTAGGGCTGCCCTTCCTGCTGAAGAACCCCGTCGGCTACCTATCCCGCTCCTTTGACCTTGGCCGCCAGTTTCTCTTCCGATGGACAGTGAACTGGCGCTTTCTCCCCGAGGCCCTCTTCCTGCATCGTGCCTTCCACCTGGCACTGTTGACTGCCCACCTCACCGTGCTCTTGCTCTTTGCGCTCTGCAGGTGGCACAGGTGAGAAAGCGGGGCAGTTCCTTGGGCAGACATGGGGGAAAGAGTGAAGGGCCTAGGCCTTAGGGGCTGCTTGGGGACACGTTGAGCTCCGTGTGGCCCACTGTGGCGGTTTGATAAGTTGTCTCAATGGTTTCTCCCCAGGACAGGGGAAGGTATCCTGTCGCTGCTGAAGGATCCCTCCAAAAGGAAGGTTCCACCCCAGCCCCTCACACCCAACCATATCCTTTAAGTCATGGGAAGGTAAGTCTTGCCCTCTCCAGGTGCAGACAGGGTCCTGGTCAACTAACCCTGGACAGCTGCTGctctgggagagggaaaggaggtTCCAGTAATAGCTACAGGGTCCATTCATAGAGCTCCTACTCTGTACCAAACCCTGTGCTGAGCACTGTACATATTTAAGCGTGTTTTATTCTTAATTCTAAATATCATTGAGTTACCATTATGAGGGGGCACCCTCTGCTTAGCGGTGTCTTAAGAGCTTTACGTATGTTTAAAGCTCACAAGAAACCCcgttttatcctcattttacagatgacaaaattaGGGTTTtaaaaggttaagtaatttgccaaagtcacacagctagtgagtgatGGCTCCCTAGGCCTTACACCTCTAGATTTTATTGCCTCCACACAGACTGAGGAACAGGTCCAAAGAGGTTCAGAAATTTGCCCAAAAGTATGTATCTAGGAACTACAGAGCCAGGTGCTGTTAGACCCCCCCAAACTTTTGTCCCCCCTGCTTTGAAATCTCCCTAcccctctgctcctgcccttGGCCTTGACCACCGCCTACAGATTGTTTCTACCCTCTTCACCTCCAACTTCATTGGCATCTGCTTCAGCCGCTCCCTTCACTACCAGTTCTACGTTTGGTATTTCCACACACTGCCCTACCTCCTGTGGGCCACGCCTGCCCGCTGGCTCACTCACCTGCTCAGGTACTGGCTGGGACAACCCTGGGGGGAGGACAGGGGTGGGAAGCTCCTCATCCCAAGGCCATGACCGTGGAGGGGTAGTGGGGAGCTGAAGAGCTGCAGGTCTAGAGACAGGATGAGACCCAGAGCTTCTCCCTTCTTTCTAGGTTGCTGGTGCTGGGGCTCATCGAGCTCTCCTGGAACACATACCCATCCACGTCTTGCAGCTCTGCTGCTCTGCATGCATGCCATGCAGTCATCCTGCTGCAGCTCTGGCTGggcccccagcccttccccaaGACCATCCCGCACAGCAAGAAAGCCCACTGAGACCCAGCTGTTCTCTTCCAGTCCATTCTCGGGACCCCGGATGGGGATGGACTCTGCCCTTCCCAATAAACCAAGTCTCCTCTGCAGCCTCCGTGGAGGTGCCTGGACTAAGCTGTCAGGGACAGGCACGTGGCAGATAAAGAACTCATTAAGACAGTCCCAAGAGGCACTTTATTGCATAGGATCTGGGGGCTGTGGCTCTCTCCCCTTCTGCTGCAACTGCACAGAGCTCAGAGGGGAAGGGGTAGAGGGTGGGAGGGGCGAGAGAGAGCACAGGCAGGCACTTtttgtgggggcaggaggattcTGTGGAGGGAATGAGAAGCAGTGGGGACAGGCTGTCGCCAGCCCACCCCTTCCCAGCACCGAGAGGCCGGCTCTGGGTGGCAGTGACTTTGGGTTGGTTGGGGGGGATGCCAGCCGGAGCAGTGGGTGACCTTCACATGTTTGCGGGGCTGTAGCACAGCAGGTGGAGCTGCAGGTTCTGGTCCCAGTGAcgcagcagcaggaagagacCGCGGGCTGCAGCCTTGAGGTTGGCCAGGTCCAGGCCGTCGGGCAGGTGCTGCGCCCGCAGCCAACAGTCAGCCTTCGCAGCTGCCAGTTCCCACTCGCCGAAGGCCCCCGCACAGCGGTGCTCCAGCCACGCAAGCGCCACAGCCGTGGCCCAAGTCCGGCCCCGCAGGTCAGCGCCACCAGGCCCTTCCAACCCCTCTGAGGCCTCAGTGTCTGATCCCCGCCCACTGTCCACCTGGCCCGGACCCTCGGAACCCGAGCTGGGGGACGGGCTGCAAGAGGCTGTGGCGCTGCTACCCTGGCCAACACTGGGGGCTAGAAGTGCCCAGGGAGAGGAGGCCGAAGTGGGGCTGAGGCTGGCCCGGTGTGCAGCAAAGGGCGAGGCGCGGCACAGGCGCTCCTGCGAGATGCGCACCGCTGCACAGAACAGAGCGTCCAGGCGGAAAGAGCCAGGCGCCTCCTGCAAGCGCACCtgaggagagaggaggtggggggagaagcGAGCTGAGACAGTGCCCTGGCCCTGGCAGCGCCACCCTCCACCTCCCGAGTCCTCACCAAGGGCAGGTAGTCGTGGCCACTGCCTTCACTGTTGCTGTCATTGACTTGGCCTGTGTTGGGGCTGCAGGGTCTGTGGCTGTCTGGGCCTCTGGACTTCCAACGGCCCAGGCTGATCCGGGAGGGAGGCCGGGGAAGCGGGCGATGAGACCCTCCTATGGGGGCTGCATGGTCCCCCAAAGCAGAACTGGAGTTGCCAGTTTGGTCTGGGTCCCAGCCACCTGCCAAAGAGTCTTCCTTCAGTCCTGACTGGAGCCATTAGGTGGTGGTCCCTAAGCCTGCTGCTCCCTACTCCGTTTCCTCAAATGTGAGTGTTACCTTTAGAGTGGACAACTGTGGGGAAAGGAGCTGCATCTACATGGCTTTGAGAGATAGGAGGAGTACCTGCAGGTTCAGCTGGCTCTGTATGGGCACAGAAGATAGGGAGAAGTTTGGGAGGGTGGCCAGTGAGGTGAGAACTGGCTCCTGGGAGGTCCCCTGGGAGACCCTTTGCTTACCTGAGCTCTGCACCTGCAGGGCTGAGggtaggacctccctggtggtagCGTCCACAGCTACAGGACAGGTGAAGCAAGAAGGGGCAGAACTGACCTTACTTGTCTGAAGGGCTCGGAGCCAGGACCTCCGGGCGTGACCTACGAAACCAAGCAGCAGCTTGTGGGCTGGCAGGGGGTGCACACCTACCACCCACTCTCTACAAAGAGGCTCACAGAAAAAAAACCTTTACTCCCATATTGCCATGGTTTCTtcctctgtcctttttttttttttttctttttttagcagcACCTtcaggcttgtggaatcttacttccctaaccagagatcaaaccttaccctggcagtgaaagcgtggagtcctaaccactggtccgccagggaattcccagcccTCTGTCCACTTTTGAACAGAACGGAGTTCCTTCTTGGGGCCAGCTCAGACTCCTCAACTTTGACAAGAAGTGGTTAGGCTAAATGCTCAACCACCTTCTATTAGCAAGGCTAGGCTCCTTTGCTACCCACAAATGCAACATTCTGGACACAACCCCAAGGAAGCATTGAGTGGTGCCTTTTCCATCCCCTCATTTCAGCACTGCCCTGTAGAATTTTCTgtaatgatggaaatattctgcaTCTGCATGATCCGGTGTGGTAGCCACAGGGTTCAGTATGTATTATTCCTTAGAGTCTCCACTAAGCATGTGAAGCGTGGCTAGTGCaagtgaagaactgacattttaaCTTTAATAATCTTCCTAAATGACAGATTTGTTTTTACATTATGGGCACTGTGAATCATTACAAGATGAAATTCCCTTTCTGTTGGCTGCTAGGAAACTTGGCCAGTTTTGGGTCCCCTGCTTGCAAGGGTACATAACCTCATAGTGTATATCTTTAATATAACctaattttctgttccttttattATCCCTTCCCCCGACATTAccctgcttaattttttttttcttgataatgtGGGTGAGCTGCCTCAAATCATTTGTGAGCAAGGTGAGGTacagtgagtgatcacacagaCCTATGCCTCTGCCACTCTCTGCCCCGAACAGTTTCCTTGAGCCCTGATTGCGCCCACCAGGAACTCACCCCGGTCAGCCCTGGTCTCACCCCCTCTTCGAAGAGCCAGCTGCTCATTGTCCCGAACCACAGAAGCTGCTGTCAGTCGATGGAGTGCTTGGTCCCAAGCATTATCTCTTTCGGGGGGTGATGGAGGCAGGGAGCCATCATCCTGAGGCCCCCACAGCGTCTCCAACCCAACACCCACCTCCCAGCACATGGGCTGCTCCCCACACAAGGCCCGGATCACCACATGGCAGCGTGGAGCTTGGGGAGGCTGTGCTACAGCTGGAGGGGCCAACTCCCCACTGAGGGGAACAGCAGTGAACAAGAAGGGTGGTTCCATCAACATGTCCCAGTccatgggggctggggagagcagGTTTCCTGGGGAGAAACAATGGTAGGAGCAGGGGCCACGTGGTGCCCTGGGCTCCACCTCCCTACAGCCTCCTAGGTGACAAAACCCAGCTCCCCGGTAACCCTTACCTGAGTCATCCAAGCCCTGTCCCAGCTGCTGCCCTGGCTCAGGGCCTGGCCCATCGGGTGCTACACCCAGAGAGGGGTGCCGGGGGCACCCTGGGACTGGGTTCACCCGGCCTTGGGGGGATGAGAGGCTTCGGCCAGCCAGAGCCACTCTGCGTCGACGGCCCAGCACCTCAGCACTCAAAGCCCCAGTCTGCACATGAGAAGTGGAGTCCACTGGTCAAGGAGTGCAGAGCTCCTGGCCTGATCAGACATACATACATGAGTAGACACATGCCCTTTTGTCTGAAGCCCTAGATGGCTGCTCACCACCCTTAGGGGTGAGGCCAGGCTCCTTCTGGCCCCTGGTCCCCTTCCCTGTGTCATCTCACTCTATGCCCCATTCTTCCAGAGGAGGCTCTTGCTTTCCTGACTCCCTCAGACAGGGTTAGTCACCTTGACTCTGAACCCCCATCATGTCACGCTTCTGTGCTTGTCAACATGTGTCACATGGTATCATCATTATATATCATCATTACCTATCTGTTTTTTCAAGTAGACTTAATAGTAACCACTGCACAATCTATGGCATACAGCCAATGGTCAATAAACGTTTGCTGGATACATGGTGGGATGTGGGTTGAATCTCACCTTGACTGGAGCCAGTGGAGATGGAGGCAGGGGACAGGAACGGGAGCTGGCAGATTCTCCCCAGGCTAGGCTTCGGCAGCCCTGCTGAGAAGGGGGATCCAGGGGAGTGTTGCCCTCAGGGGAGCCCGGGCCCTGGGAGACAGGGGATGCGCTGCTGCCTGTGGAGCCTGGGCCTGGCTCTGGGCTGGCAGAGCAGTGGGTGAGCACATACTGCTCCCGGATGTACGAGGACTGGAAGATGCGGTGCCATATGGCTGTGTCAGAAGAGGGATTAGGTCCGGGGTCCGTGACTGGGTCTGTCAGAGCATCAGTACCTATGGGGAGGCAGTAGAGCAGATCCCAGCCCTGGGCTCTCCACGACCCACTTCccctctaacacacacacacacccccaggcACTCACTCCGCTCTGAGTCCCCAGCAACCCACGGGCTGGACAGCTCTGCTGACACAGTGCCTGTTCCCAGTGGCTCTGAGGTGCCAGTGGGCTCAGTGCCAGGGCTGGTGGCAGATGGTGCTTCCTCTGGGGATGGGAACACCGAGCCGCCCAAGCTCTGCCAGCCAGGCTCTTGGCCCTGGAGAGGGATAGACATTGAGGGGGGAAAAGAAGCTGATTATAGTTATACACTCTTTTTCCAAACAGGATTTAAGATGGCTCACTGCAAGAGGCAATAAAGattataaagcagaaattaaaaccCAGTACTAAGAAAGGAAACATACATGCTGACCAGAGCGTTACTAGAGCTGCTATCACTGGGCTTCAGGTTTGGCCCTGAGCTTCCTGGCAGCCAGGAAAGAAAGGCAAACAGTCCATTTTATGGCTCTCCCAATCAAAAAGGAGCTAGTATGATTGGTTCTTCTAGAAAGATAAAGCTTTTCCTAATAAAAATAACTCATTTATCCAACTCCACCTCTGCGTCAAGTATCCTACCAACAGCGTGCAAGTCATGAATTTCTAATTAAACACCCCTATGAAAAAAGTCAGTGtaaggggctcagagaggttgactGACTTGCCCCAAATCAAATGGTCAGTACACAGAAGAATTGGGATCTGAGATTTCATCAAGACGATGCTCTGTGTGGCCCTGAGTGTTACAGGaaataatctgctgctgctgctaagtcacttcagtcgtgtccgactctgtgaccccatggacggcagcccaccagcctcccccgtccctgggattctccaggcaagaaaagtgaaagtgaagtcgctcagtcatgtctgactctcagcgaccccatggactgcagcctaccaggctcctctgtccatgggattctccaggtaagagtactggagtggggtgccattgccttctcctagatgtTGCTTTTTGTAGGGCACCGTGTGAAACAATGATCAGATTTCAAAAAAAACCTCAAAGCTAATGTTGGTGCTGCTCTCTGTGTGCTTCAGTGACTACAGGCATCACTCTGTAGGACAGCTCAGTGGGAGATCTTATGAGGGGGGCAGGCTGCAGTCACCTTGAGGGACCCAGTTTGGTCCCTCCTGGGGAAGTCTAGGGGGTAGCAGTAGATGAGTTTGGCAGAGAGAGGCACTGGGAAGAGGAAATGGGTTTTGAGGAGACACAGGGGCTTCAGCCATCCCAGGCCCACCTCCCACCGCCCCCCAACCCAGGCCTACCCCCGGGGGTTGGGACCGGAAGCTGTCCACCCTGAACAGTGAGCAGTAACCAAGAAGCTGGTCGCCAGGATAGAGCGCAGGGATCTCCCGGGGTGTCAGCAGGGCCTCCACTGCATCCGGAACAAACCAGTCCACAGAGATGTCACTCAGCGCGGGCTCCAGTGCTTTCCTCAGGGCCTGCACCAGCTGTGAGGAATGACCAGAGGGAGCCCATGAGAGAGAAGGAGGTGCCACACAGCCGGTGGAGTGGGGAGGCCACCCTTCTGGTGCCGCTATCCACCCAGTGCCTTGCTGAGGCAAGCAGGACAGGGTCAGGCTGGGTCAAGGGGAGGAACGGGGATAGGAACAAGCAAGGAGACGGAGTGTTCAGTCCTCAAGGCTTGGTGTGAACTGTCCTCCTGGCCTGTGCCATGTGGATGGGGCAAGGCTTTTCAAAGATATGGCTCAGTACCAGGACAAAACTTAGGACAAGATTGGGGGAGTAGTCAGAGGCCATGTCCCCCGCACCTTTGGCCTCCTGCAGCACCCCACAGCAGGGTGCCTGGAGACCTCACAACCCGACCAGGATCTGTTTCAGACTCAGTGCCACTTGGGAGAAGGACcctgaggagaagggagcagggcCCAGGCTCAAGCtcaccatgggctgcagcctctCCCCAGGTCTCAGGAAGTAGGCCTGGCCCCGGCTGACAGCAGACAGACCCTGAAGCAGCTGGCGGCAGGCGCGCCCCAAGCCAAAGGAGAAGCACCTGACAAGAGAAGGGGAGCAGCTGCGGCCTCAGTAGCCCTCTCTGGGGGCCAATCTCAGGAGGCTGGCTCTGCCCACTCCATCCTACCTGGCTGCCCCTCTATGCCACCTCATGAGCTCCAGGGTCTGGTGGGTCACAGCAGCCATGGGGGAGGCAGCAGTGAGCAGGAAAAGCTGCCTAGGGTGGGCCCTTTGCTGGGGCTGCCCCAGGGCCCAGTCCAGAGCAGCCCACACGTCCGGGGTGCCGTCCACAGCCTGTAGCATCTCAACGCTCTCACAGATCAGCTGCACAGCTTCCTGGGGGAAGAAGGCTTGGGCTGGGCACAGCGGGCTGGGAGGACTCTGTGTGTGCACACCCAGTTACTCagatgtttctgactctttgcgaaccctgtggactgtagcccaccaggctcctctgtccatgggatttcccaggcaagaatattagagtgggttgccatttcctcctccagggtacttttcaacccagagatccaacttGCGTcccttgcatctcttgcattcgcaggtggattcttgaccactgtgccacctgggaagcccctgagatgTCTCCACTGACCCCCAAATCCCTAGGTCACACTCACATCACTGCAAGGCCGGCTCTCTGGGAAGAGGGGCTGCACCGAGATGCCAAACATGGCAAGGTTGATGAGCGTCTGGGGCGGGAGTGACTTCACAGCCAAAACGATGGCATCCTGGGGAAGGCCAGGGAGGGCAAGGTGAGGCAGGCCCCACTGGCATCAAGATCAACAAGGGATGAGGGGCCAGATGAGAGAATCTGGGCAAGGACCTGTGTGTGACTGTGAGAGAGACCCCAGTGTGCAAGGGAAACTCT
The DNA window shown above is from Bos indicus isolate NIAB-ARS_2022 breed Sahiwal x Tharparkar chromosome 1, NIAB-ARS_B.indTharparkar_mat_pri_1.0, whole genome shotgun sequence and carries:
- the ALG3 gene encoding dol-P-Man:Man(5)GlcNAc(2)-PP-Dol alpha-1,3-mannosyltransferase isoform X2, which translates into the protein MAAGLRKRGRAGPATRAAGLCGQWLRRAWQERRLLLLEPRYTLLVAACLCLAEVGITFWVIHRVAYTEIDWKAYMAEVEGVINGTYDYTQLQGDTGPLVYPAGFVYIFMGLYYATDRGADIRMAQHIFAVLYLATLLLVFLIYHQTCKVPPFVFFFMCCASYRVHSIFVLRLFNDPVAMVLLFLSVNLLLAQRWSWGCCCFSLAVSVKMSVLLFAPGLLFLLLTKFGLRGALPKLGICAVLQVVLGLPFLLKNPVGYLSRSFDLGRQFLFRWTVNWRFLPEALFLHRAFHLALLTAHLTVLLLFALCRWHRTGEGILSLLKDPSKRKVPPQPLTPNQIVSTLFTSNFIGICFSRSLHYQFYVWYFHTLPYLLWATPARWLTHLLRLLVLGLIELSWNTYPSTSCSSAALHACHAVILLQLWLGPQPFPKTIPHSKKAH
- the ALG3 gene encoding dol-P-Man:Man(5)GlcNAc(2)-PP-Dol alpha-1,3-mannosyltransferase isoform X3, which produces MAAGLRKRGRADTEIDWKAYMAEVEGVINGTYDYTQLQGDTGPLVYPAGFVYIFMGLYYATDRGADIRMAQHIFAVLYLATLLLVFLIYHQTCKVPPFVFFFMCCASYRVHSIFVLRLFNDPVAMVLLFLSVNLLLAQRWSWGCCCFSLAVSVKMSVLLFAPGLLFLLLTKFGLRGALPKLGICAVLQVVLGLPFLLKNPVGYLSRSFDLGRQFLFRWTVNWRFLPEALFLHRAFHLALLTAHLTVLLLFALCRWHRTGEGILSLLKDPSKRKVPPQPLTPNHCFYPLHLQLHWHLLQPLPSLPVLRLVFPHTALPPVGHACPLAHSPAQVAGAGAHRALLEHIPIHVLQLCCSACMPCSHPAAALAGPPALPQDHPAQQESPLRPSCSLPVHSRDPGWGWTLPFPINQVSSAASVEVPGLSCQGQARGR
- the ALG3 gene encoding dol-P-Man:Man(5)GlcNAc(2)-PP-Dol alpha-1,3-mannosyltransferase isoform X1: MAAGLRKRGRAGPATRAAGLCGQWLRRAWQERRLLLLEPRYTLLVAACLCLAEVGITFWVIHRVAYTEIDWKAYMAEVEGVINGTYDYTQLQGDTGPLVYPAGFVYIFMGLYYATDRGADIRMAQHIFAVLYLATLLLVFLIYHQTCKVPPFVFFFMCCASYRVHSIFVLRLFNDPVAMVLLFLSVNLLLAQRWSWGCCCFSLAVSVKMSVLLFAPGLLFLLLTKFGLRGALPKLGICAVLQVVLGLPFLLKNPVGYLSRSFDLGRQFLFRWTVNWRFLPEALFLHRAFHLALLTAHLTVLLLFALCRWHRTGEGILSLLKDPSKRKVPPQPLTPNHCFYPLHLQLHWHLLQPLPSLPVLRLVFPHTALPPVGHACPLAHSPAQVAGAGAHRALLEHIPIHVLQLCCSACMPCSHPAAALAGPPALPQDHPAQQESPLRPSCSLPVHSRDPGWGWTLPFPINQVSSAASVEVPGLSCQGQARGR